The nucleotide sequence CGCCGGTTGCCTTCTTTTCCTTCTCCATCTCAGCCAGCTTCTTCTTGACCCTCTTATTGTGGTCGGGCGGGAGGCCTAGTTCCTTGAGGAAGTCTTCGCTGTAGAATGCTAGCTTCCAGGTCCTGGCCTTCTTGACTTCAGAAGCGATGAGGCCCTTGGCCCCGCTCAGGTCGGCCTCCCGGAGGTTGGCCCAGCGCAGGTCGGCCTCCTGGAGGTTGGCCTCGTACAGTCTGGCCTTCTGGAGGTTGGCCGCGCTCAGGTGGGCCTCCTGGAGGTTGGCCCCGTTCAGGTTGGCCTCCTGGAGGTTGGCCTCGTACAGTTTGGCCCCCTGGAGGTTGGTGCCCTGCAGGTCGGCCCCCTGGAGGTTGGCCCCGTTCAGGTTGGCCCTTTCCCCCTCCTTCCTCTCTGACTCCACCC is from Candidatus Methylomirabilota bacterium and encodes:
- a CDS encoding pentapeptide repeat-containing protein is translated as MQGTNLQGAKLYEANLQEANLNGANLQEAHLSAANLQKARLYEANLQEADLRWANLREADLSGAKGLIASEVKKARTWKLAFYSEDFLKELGLPPDHNKRVKKKLAEMEKEKKATGGKP